TCAGATTACAGTCGCTTTTATTATCTTTACTTCTGCTTTTGGTTTGTCTGAGAAGTCTGTTGGAAGCATAGCGATTTTGTCAACGACATCCATTCCTTCTGATACCTCTCCAAAGACCGGATGTTTGTAAGGAGTTGATGTGTTATCCCAGTCAAGATATGAGTTGTCGCCTAAGTTTATGAAAAACTGGCTTCCGCCGGTGTCTGGCTGTCCTGTGTTTGCCATCGCAATTGTTCCGCGGACATTGGAGTGCCCCTTTACAAACTCATCTTTGATATTGTAGCCCGGCCCGCCTGTACCGGTTCCCTGCGGACATCCTGCCTGAACCATAAAACCATTTATTACCCTGTGAAATATGATTCCGTCATAGAAACCTTCTGATACAAGTTTTTCAAAGTTGCCTGCTGTTACAGGCATGTCGCTGTATAAGTCAATTGTTATGTCGCCGATATTTGTCTG
The genomic region above belongs to Methanomicrobium antiquum and contains:
- a CDS encoding peptidylprolyl isomerase, translated to MTGKKVKLQTNIGDITIDLYSDMPVTAGNFEKLVSEGFYDGIIFHRVINGFMVQAGCPQGTGTGGPGYNIKDEFVKGHSNVRGTIAMANTGQPDTGGSQFFINLGDNSYLDWDNTSTPYKHPVFGEVSEGMDVVDKIAMLPTDFSDKPKAEVKIIKATVI